Proteins found in one Paenibacillus borealis genomic segment:
- the pdxT gene encoding pyridoxal 5'-phosphate synthase glutaminase subunit PdxT, with product MRIGVLALQGAVTEHIVSIEKTGAQGLPIKRVEQLEEVEGLIIPGGESTTIGKLMRKYGFIEAIREFAGQGKPIFGTCAGMIVLAKQIAGGEPGHLELMDITVARNAFGRQRESFECDLEVKGIAEPVRAVFIRAPLINEVGPDVDVLTVYKDEIVTARQGNLLVSSFHPELTDDYRLHQYFADMVEDSIAANS from the coding sequence ATGAGAATAGGAGTGTTGGCGCTTCAGGGCGCGGTAACAGAGCATATTGTCAGCATTGAGAAGACGGGGGCACAGGGGCTGCCCATCAAGCGCGTAGAACAACTAGAAGAGGTAGAAGGCCTGATTATTCCCGGCGGCGAGAGTACGACCATCGGCAAACTGATGCGCAAATATGGCTTTATAGAAGCTATACGTGAGTTTGCGGGTCAAGGCAAGCCGATATTTGGCACATGCGCCGGCATGATTGTCCTGGCCAAGCAGATTGCCGGAGGCGAACCCGGCCATCTGGAGCTGATGGATATTACCGTTGCCCGGAATGCCTTTGGCCGCCAACGGGAAAGCTTTGAATGTGATCTGGAGGTTAAAGGGATCGCTGAACCGGTGCGTGCGGTATTTATCCGCGCTCCGCTCATTAACGAGGTAGGTCCGGATGTCGATGTGCTTACCGTCTATAAGGATGAGATTGTGACTGCACGTCAGGGCAACCTGCTGGTATCCTCTTTTCACCCGGAACTGACTGATGATTACAGGCTGCATCAATATTTTGCCGACATGGTAGAGGACAGTATTGCAGCCAATTCATAG
- the serS gene encoding serine--tRNA ligase, which yields MLDVKVLRSDYARVEEALNKRGKSLDLIAGFPQLDLRRRELLQETEGLKNRRNTVSGDVAKKKKNGEPADDLIAEMRTVSDRIKELDDEVRELETKIDELTMSIPNIPHESVPVGKSEDDNVEVRRWSQPREFGFTPKSHWELAQQLDIIDFEAAAKVTGSRFAFYKGLGARLERALINFMMDLHSGEHNYEEMLPPYIVNKDSLYGTGQLPKFEEDLFKLRDTEYYLIPTAEVPVTNYYREEILTAGDLPKYHVAYSSCFRSEAGSAGRDTRGLIRQHQFNKVELVKLASPETSYEELEKMTADAERVLQLLGLPYRVLLLCTADMGFTSAKTYDLEVWLPESGMYREISSCSNTEDFQARRANIRFRKEAKSKPEFVHTLNGSALAVGRTVAAILENYQQEDGSVLIPECLQPYMRNVKSISAQTAQ from the coding sequence GTGTTAGATGTTAAAGTATTGCGTAGTGATTATGCCAGAGTAGAAGAGGCGCTTAATAAAAGAGGGAAATCGCTCGATTTGATTGCCGGCTTCCCGCAGCTGGATCTGCGCCGCCGTGAGCTGCTTCAGGAAACAGAGGGGCTTAAGAACCGCCGGAATACCGTATCCGGAGATGTGGCCAAGAAGAAGAAAAATGGGGAACCGGCTGATGATTTGATCGCTGAAATGCGTACGGTTTCCGACCGGATCAAAGAACTAGACGATGAAGTGCGCGAACTCGAAACTAAGATCGATGAACTGACCATGAGCATCCCGAACATTCCGCATGAATCGGTGCCGGTTGGCAAATCTGAGGATGACAATGTTGAAGTACGCCGCTGGTCGCAGCCCAGAGAATTCGGATTCACCCCGAAATCACACTGGGAGCTGGCGCAGCAGCTGGATATTATTGATTTTGAAGCAGCAGCCAAGGTTACAGGTTCCCGGTTTGCCTTCTACAAAGGGCTGGGAGCAAGACTTGAGCGTGCGCTAATCAATTTCATGATGGATCTGCACAGTGGAGAGCATAACTATGAAGAAATGCTGCCGCCGTATATCGTCAACAAGGATAGCCTGTATGGAACAGGACAGCTGCCGAAGTTCGAAGAGGATTTGTTCAAGCTGCGTGATACAGAATATTATCTGATTCCTACAGCAGAAGTACCTGTGACTAACTACTACCGTGAAGAGATTCTGACAGCTGGTGATCTGCCGAAGTACCATGTAGCCTATAGCTCCTGCTTCCGTTCTGAAGCCGGATCTGCGGGACGTGATACCCGCGGTCTGATCCGCCAGCATCAGTTCAATAAGGTGGAGCTTGTGAAGCTTGCCAGTCCGGAGACCTCCTATGAGGAGCTGGAGAAGATGACAGCCGATGCTGAACGGGTGCTGCAGCTTCTGGGACTGCCTTATCGCGTCCTGCTGCTGTGTACGGCAGATATGGGCTTCACCTCCGCGAAGACGTATGACCTTGAGGTATGGCTGCCGGAGAGCGGAATGTACCGCGAAATTTCCTCCTGCTCCAACACAGAGGATTTCCAGGCCCGCCGTGCTAATATCCGCTTCCGCAAAGAGGCCAAGTCCAAGCCGGAGTTCGTGCATACGCTGAATGGTTCTGCGCTGGCCGTTGGCCGTACAGTAGCTGCTATTCTGGAGAATTACCAGCAGGAAGACGGCAGTGTTCTGATTCCCGAGTGCCTGCAGCCGTATATGCGTAACGTGAAATCCATAAGTGCACAAACTGCCCAATAA
- a CDS encoding small acid-soluble spore protein P: MSKPKSMPVPGVPQDNQGPRKEHHSSGPEPLSGSKKVKQANHVDHHNPQG, from the coding sequence GTGAGCAAACCAAAAAGCATGCCGGTACCCGGCGTACCACAGGATAATCAGGGCCCGCGGAAGGAGCATCATTCATCAGGTCCTGAGCCGTTATCCGGCTCCAAAAAGGTGAAGCAGGCCAATCACGTAGACCATCATAATCCTCAAGGCTGA
- a CDS encoding GNAT family N-acetyltransferase, with amino-acid sequence MSFKLYNTPQGIYLSLLKLMDAEALLNLRHRNRKEHQQFEPLRDNDYFTLESQRQLINQRILDAQQDSAYMFGIYLLSGELIGQITISNVVRGVGQFADIGYFIDHEMQGKGYTSAAVHLILGYAFRSLGLHRLQAAILPHNDGSRRVLEKNGFQAEGLARRFIKINGEWQDHRTYAILAEDFLPQKP; translated from the coding sequence ATGTCTTTCAAGCTGTACAATACCCCGCAGGGGATTTATCTCTCTTTGCTGAAGCTCATGGATGCCGAAGCGCTGCTTAACCTCCGTCACCGCAACCGCAAGGAGCATCAGCAGTTCGAACCCCTCCGCGACAATGACTACTTCACCCTGGAGAGCCAGCGGCAGCTGATCAACCAGCGCATTCTGGACGCACAGCAGGATAGTGCTTATATGTTCGGCATCTATCTGCTCAGCGGCGAGCTGATTGGCCAGATCACTATTTCTAACGTGGTACGGGGTGTCGGGCAATTTGCCGATATCGGTTATTTTATTGATCATGAAATGCAGGGTAAAGGGTATACCAGCGCAGCGGTGCATCTGATCCTGGGCTATGCCTTCCGCTCCCTTGGCCTTCACAGGCTGCAGGCAGCCATCCTGCCCCATAATGACGGCTCCCGCAGAGTGCTGGAGAAGAACGGCTTTCAGGCTGAAGGGCTCGCCCGCCGCTTCATCAAAATCAACGGAGAATGGCAGGACCACCGCACTTACGCTATTCTGGCTGAAGATTTCCTTCCACAGAAGCCATAG
- the tadA gene encoding tRNA adenosine(34) deaminase TadA — MNTRLEELPADERAIHEYWMNEAIGEARKAEALGEVPIGAVVVRNGTIIGRGYNLRETTLDSTAHAEMVAIREASTALNSWRLLDCQLYVTLEPCPMCAGAMVQARVPLTVYGTPDPKAGCAGTLMNLLEESRFNHRTEVIQGVLQEECAELLTSFFRRLRQRPAKL, encoded by the coding sequence TTGAATACACGACTTGAAGAGTTACCGGCCGATGAGCGGGCAATTCATGAATATTGGATGAACGAGGCGATAGGCGAGGCCCGCAAAGCAGAGGCGCTGGGGGAAGTACCGATCGGGGCAGTGGTTGTCCGTAACGGGACAATTATCGGGCGCGGCTACAATCTGCGTGAGACCACGCTTGATTCCACTGCCCATGCGGAGATGGTTGCCATCCGGGAAGCGAGTACAGCCCTTAATTCCTGGCGTCTGCTCGATTGCCAGCTCTACGTTACCCTGGAGCCCTGCCCCATGTGTGCAGGAGCCATGGTGCAGGCCAGAGTCCCGCTCACTGTCTATGGCACACCTGATCCCAAAGCTGGCTGTGCGGGCACCCTCATGAACCTGCTGGAGGAATCACGTTTTAACCACCGGACAGAGGTCATCCAGGGTGTGCTGCAGGAAGAATGCGCGGAGCTGCTAACCTCGTTCTTCCGCCGGCTGCGGCAAAGACCCGCCAAGCTCTAA
- a CDS encoding ATP-binding protein, translating into MSIKTKLSAIIFGSVLLILSLNLTLNLYAVRNNLRNESLSNMKITAMQIAVSVEQSSYSSNYVQHKIAQNLRMTSILASLELDPDIKNVDNRQLQALAIKLGVSNISLLVKTDNDIVVAKSSDPTEIGLSTKGMGYWYVAFLELFAGQRVSVDQGQTMDNFWSGPFEYSTSNPEYIDKWGYYYDGTSNYIIDPYIRSTAVSDYVKIMGPDEIIQDSKAVNPGILEITGFNPKTFGSPSMLPDGSDPINVKLRNRPIHYGTYTYGNVAQDKTAIREAVNKGEPVTLDTEILGKRVLKSFIPIKQAGAEDYVISVVMDYSLISSVIKEQLFNNITTSVLLLIIFFLASYIMAGFVTRPIQDILAKVNDVAKGKFEPPLNVESRDELGQLAHRINAMTSHLLQHTNRLGQTLEENRAVKEHLESVINGTSDAIHTVDMDGRIISTNRAFDELYGWSAADALVKPPYLVPATVQEQEDNRLRQLKNGLSLPPVETVRLKRDGSIVEVSVSTSVIRDEEGQPQSFVHVSRDMTERNRIEELLRRSEKLTTVGQLAAGVAHEIRNPLTTLRGFLQLQQEKKVLVPLHIDLMLSELDRINLIVSEFLILAKPQAVHFQLRDLRHIVGDVISLLDSQAHLFGIEFATYFSDVPAMVHCEENQLKQVFINVIKNAIEAMPDGGTITLEEQQKNNSVVIVISDEGGGVPEDMLPKLGEPFFTNKESGTGLGLMVSQRIIQAHKGSLEIRSEYGRGAQVTIKLPEAGENNLPPGMYIERSE; encoded by the coding sequence TTGTCTATAAAAACGAAATTATCGGCAATTATTTTCGGCTCGGTACTCTTAATCCTGTCGCTGAATCTTACACTTAATCTATATGCAGTCCGGAATAATCTGCGTAATGAAAGTCTGAGTAATATGAAGATAACTGCCATGCAGATCGCCGTTTCGGTCGAACAGAGCAGTTATAGTTCCAACTATGTGCAGCATAAAATTGCCCAGAATCTAAGGATGACCTCAATTCTGGCTTCGCTTGAGCTTGATCCGGATATCAAGAATGTAGACAATAGGCAACTGCAGGCCTTGGCAATCAAGCTGGGTGTGTCTAATATCTCGCTTCTGGTCAAGACTGATAATGATATTGTTGTAGCCAAGTCATCAGATCCCACAGAGATCGGACTCTCGACCAAAGGCATGGGGTACTGGTATGTGGCTTTTTTGGAGTTGTTCGCAGGCCAGCGGGTATCCGTTGACCAGGGGCAAACTATGGATAATTTCTGGTCCGGCCCTTTCGAATATTCAACCTCAAATCCGGAGTACATTGATAAATGGGGTTACTATTACGATGGCACCAGCAACTATATCATAGATCCTTATATCCGCAGTACTGCCGTAAGCGATTACGTCAAGATTATGGGACCTGACGAAATTATCCAGGACTCCAAAGCTGTGAATCCCGGCATCCTGGAGATCACAGGGTTTAATCCCAAAACGTTCGGCTCGCCCAGCATGCTGCCCGATGGCAGTGATCCGATCAATGTGAAGCTGCGCAACCGCCCTATTCATTACGGTACATATACGTACGGCAACGTAGCACAGGATAAAACGGCGATTCGGGAAGCGGTTAACAAGGGTGAACCGGTAACGCTGGATACGGAGATTCTGGGGAAAAGAGTGCTCAAGAGCTTCATTCCCATAAAACAGGCGGGAGCCGAAGACTATGTGATTAGTGTAGTAATGGATTACTCGTTAATCTCCTCGGTAATCAAAGAGCAGCTGTTCAATAATATTACCACGTCGGTTCTGCTGCTTATTATCTTTTTCCTGGCCAGTTATATTATGGCCGGTTTCGTCACACGCCCGATCCAGGATATACTGGCTAAGGTGAATGATGTGGCCAAGGGTAAATTTGAGCCTCCATTAAATGTAGAGAGCCGGGATGAACTTGGACAGCTGGCCCACCGGATTAACGCAATGACCTCGCACCTGCTGCAGCACACGAACCGGCTGGGCCAGACGCTGGAAGAGAACCGGGCGGTTAAGGAGCATCTGGAGTCGGTTATTAACGGTACCTCCGATGCCATCCACACTGTGGATATGGATGGCAGGATTATAAGTACGAACAGAGCCTTTGATGAGCTGTATGGATGGAGTGCAGCGGATGCGCTGGTCAAACCGCCTTATCTCGTGCCGGCTACGGTGCAGGAGCAGGAAGATAACCGTCTGCGGCAACTCAAGAACGGATTGTCTCTGCCGCCTGTAGAGACCGTAAGACTGAAACGTGACGGTTCTATCGTAGAAGTCAGCGTGAGCACCTCGGTGATCCGGGATGAGGAAGGACAGCCGCAGTCTTTTGTCCATGTATCCCGTGATATGACCGAGCGCAACCGGATTGAAGAGCTGCTCAGACGCTCTGAGAAGCTCACTACAGTCGGCCAGCTTGCTGCAGGGGTTGCCCATGAGATCCGCAATCCATTGACCACCCTGAGAGGGTTCCTGCAGCTGCAGCAGGAGAAGAAGGTTCTGGTCCCGCTGCATATTGATCTTATGCTCTCGGAGCTGGATCGGATCAATCTGATTGTGAGCGAGTTCCTGATCCTGGCTAAGCCGCAGGCTGTTCATTTTCAGTTGAGGGATCTGCGGCATATTGTCGGCGACGTGATCTCTCTGCTGGATAGCCAGGCCCATCTTTTTGGCATCGAGTTTGCAACGTATTTCTCAGATGTGCCCGCTATGGTGCACTGTGAGGAGAACCAGCTGAAGCAGGTATTCATTAATGTAATCAAAAATGCGATTGAAGCTATGCCTGACGGCGGGACGATCACCCTGGAGGAGCAACAGAAGAATAATTCTGTAGTTATCGTCATTTCTGATGAAGGCGGAGGGGTTCCGGAAGATATGCTGCCTAAGCTGGGCGAGCCGTTCTTCACGAATAAAGAGTCAGGGACAGGGCTGGGACTCATGGTCAGCCAGCGGATTATTCAAGCCCATAAAGGCAGTCTGGAGATCCGCAGTGAGTATGGGCGGGGTGCACAGGTGACCATCAAGCTGCCAGAAGCGGGAGAGAATAACCTTCCGCCCGGCATGTATATAGAACGGAGTGAATGA
- the rluF gene encoding 23S rRNA pseudouridine(2604) synthase RluF, translated as MRINKFISETGYCSRREADKLVESGRVTINGETALLGSQAEAGDTVMIDGKRLETGSRIVYIALNKPVGITSTTEGHIQGNIVDFIGHEERIFPIGRLDKDSEGLILLTNDGDIVNKILRAEGRHEKEYVVTVDRPVTPSFLTGMSTGVKILGSRTLPCEVTRISERVFRIILTEGKNRQIRRMCSAFGYEVRRLQRIRVMNIRLGTLQTGEWRDLSAQEKQELGAMLNYELQ; from the coding sequence ATGAGAATTAATAAGTTCATCAGTGAGACAGGGTACTGTTCGCGCCGTGAAGCAGACAAGCTGGTAGAGAGTGGAAGAGTCACCATCAACGGTGAGACCGCTCTGCTGGGCAGTCAGGCTGAAGCCGGAGATACGGTGATGATCGACGGCAAACGCCTTGAAACAGGCAGCAGGATCGTTTACATCGCACTTAATAAGCCTGTAGGGATCACTTCTACAACAGAAGGCCATATTCAGGGTAATATTGTTGATTTCATCGGACATGAAGAGCGTATTTTCCCTATCGGCCGGCTCGACAAGGATTCTGAAGGATTAATACTGCTGACGAATGACGGCGACATTGTGAACAAAATATTGCGCGCTGAAGGCAGACATGAGAAGGAGTACGTAGTTACTGTGGACAGACCGGTCACACCTTCTTTCCTTACAGGCATGTCCACCGGGGTGAAGATTCTGGGCAGCAGAACTCTCCCTTGTGAGGTAACGCGGATAAGCGAGCGGGTATTCCGGATTATTCTTACCGAAGGCAAGAACCGGCAGATCCGCCGCATGTGCAGTGCGTTTGGTTATGAAGTGCGGCGTCTGCAGCGTATACGGGTGATGAATATCCGTCTGGGCACTCTGCAGACCGGAGAATGGCGCGACTTGTCAGCACAGGAGAAGCAGGAGCTCGGCGCTATGCTGAACTATGAGCTGCAATAA
- the motB gene encoding flagellar motor protein MotB → MSKKTRHEEHEEHADESWLLPYSDLMTLLVALFLVMYAMSATDAQKFEQMAQAFSSALNGGGGVLEFRSDAPTSTQLDQGNKDKMNSVVDKNTGTSEISKLRAKEQEDLEKLKQQFDQYIKNNGMTDLLSTKLNQSQLMITISDNALFASGQAMVKDDSRQLAKSISTMLQQFPDYDILVQGHTDNIPISNSSYSSNWDLSVARALEFMKILLLNPNLDPVKFSPIGYGEYHPIAENTTAAGRAKNRRVEVSVLRKYKDATTETTDVAAPGK, encoded by the coding sequence ATGAGCAAAAAGACTAGGCATGAGGAGCACGAAGAGCATGCCGATGAGTCCTGGCTGCTGCCCTATTCCGATCTGATGACCCTGCTGGTTGCTCTGTTCCTGGTTATGTATGCCATGAGTGCTACAGACGCCCAGAAGTTTGAACAAATGGCCCAGGCGTTCAGTTCTGCGCTTAACGGCGGCGGCGGGGTACTGGAATTCCGCTCAGATGCCCCTACAAGCACTCAACTTGATCAAGGCAATAAGGATAAAATGAATAGTGTTGTAGATAAAAATACAGGCACCTCCGAGATCTCCAAACTTCGTGCCAAAGAGCAGGAGGATCTGGAGAAGCTTAAGCAGCAATTCGATCAGTACATTAAGAATAACGGAATGACTGATTTGCTTAGTACGAAGCTGAATCAGTCCCAGTTAATGATTACGATCAGCGACAACGCCTTATTTGCTTCCGGACAGGCTATGGTCAAGGATGACTCCCGCCAGCTGGCCAAGTCAATCTCGACGATGCTGCAGCAGTTTCCCGATTATGATATATTAGTGCAGGGACATACGGATAATATTCCTATCTCCAATAGCAGCTACTCCTCCAACTGGGATCTTAGTGTGGCCCGTGCCCTTGAATTCATGAAGATCCTGTTGCTTAACCCCAATCTGGACCCGGTAAAGTTCAGTCCGATCGGATACGGGGAATATCATCCCATCGCTGAGAATACGACCGCTGCCGGACGCGCCAAGAACCGTCGTGTAGAAGTCTCTGTTCTCCGCAAATATAAAGATGCCACAACAGAGACTACCGATGTTGCCGCTCCCGGTAAATAA
- the motA gene encoding flagellar motor stator protein MotA, with amino-acid sequence MEISTILGLVFGLIAVVWGMVLKHAPLESLNNPAAYVIIFLGTAASIFMAFPMSEVKNFPKLLKILFVKKKMVGKPELITMFMEWASITRREGLLALESNVDEIEDNFLRNGMRMIIDGNDQEFVRDVLMEDIHATEDRHKAGALIFSQAGMYAPTLGVLGAVIGLIAALGDMSNMDVLAHAIAGAFIATLLGIFTGYVMWHPMANKLKRISKREIEVRLMMVEGLLSIQSGVSTIAINQKLSVFLTPSERAKLSEKEGASNEQKD; translated from the coding sequence ATGGAAATTTCAACAATACTAGGCCTGGTTTTTGGTCTGATCGCAGTAGTCTGGGGGATGGTACTCAAGCATGCTCCGCTTGAAAGCTTGAACAATCCCGCGGCCTACGTAATTATCTTTCTTGGTACGGCCGCCTCAATCTTCATGGCCTTTCCCATGTCCGAAGTCAAGAATTTCCCTAAGCTGCTGAAGATTCTCTTTGTGAAGAAAAAGATGGTCGGCAAGCCCGAACTGATTACAATGTTCATGGAATGGGCCTCCATCACCCGCCGCGAAGGTCTGCTTGCACTGGAATCCAATGTCGATGAAATTGAAGATAATTTCCTCAGAAACGGCATGCGGATGATTATCGACGGTAACGACCAGGAATTTGTCCGCGATGTATTAATGGAAGATATTCATGCTACAGAAGATAGACATAAAGCCGGAGCCCTGATCTTCTCCCAAGCCGGGATGTACGCACCTACACTGGGGGTACTCGGAGCTGTTATCGGGCTGATTGCCGCCTTGGGGGATATGAGCAACATGGATGTCCTGGCCCACGCGATTGCCGGAGCCTTCATCGCTACTCTGCTGGGTATATTCACCGGTTATGTAATGTGGCATCCTATGGCCAATAAGTTAAAACGAATTTCCAAACGCGAGATTGAAGTCCGCCTGATGATGGTAGAGGGTTTATTGTCCATTCAGTCCGGGGTCTCCACCATTGCCATCAACCAGAAGCTTTCCGTCTTCCTTACTCCGTCCGAACGCGCCAAGCTGAGTGAGAAGGAGGGGGCTTCAAATGAGCAAAAAGACTAG
- a CDS encoding 4a-hydroxytetrahydrobiopterin dehydratase produces MPITEEELREQIGKLEGWKLEQDIMVRKYMFNEYMKGIAFVDAVAAISEAFDHHPHITIDYKTVILRLPVDVEKLDIRQANEINEAFEKNR; encoded by the coding sequence TTGCCAATTACAGAGGAAGAACTGCGGGAGCAGATCGGCAAGCTGGAAGGCTGGAAGCTGGAACAGGATATTATGGTGCGTAAATATATGTTCAATGAATATATGAAGGGAATTGCCTTTGTGGATGCGGTCGCCGCGATCTCAGAAGCTTTCGACCATCACCCGCATATCACGATTGATTACAAGACCGTTATTCTGCGTCTGCCTGTAGATGTGGAGAAGCTGGATATACGCCAGGCCAACGAAATTAATGAGGCTTTTGAGAAAAACCGTTAG
- a CDS encoding c-type cytochrome gives MQKWIMSGLFFAACAFAVVLMFTLPGKAEVAEENKPTMPEVVLDAAGAEALVKANCITCHGDQLQGGVGPNLQQEGAQHDAAQIYSIVTKGRGQMPSFKDKLAPEEIANVALWLAEKK, from the coding sequence ATGCAGAAATGGATCATGAGCGGTTTGTTTTTTGCCGCCTGTGCCTTTGCGGTGGTCTTAATGTTTACCTTGCCCGGCAAAGCCGAGGTGGCGGAAGAGAACAAACCGACAATGCCTGAGGTTGTGCTGGACGCGGCCGGTGCGGAGGCTCTAGTGAAAGCCAACTGCATCACCTGCCACGGGGATCAGCTTCAGGGCGGAGTAGGGCCGAACCTGCAGCAGGAGGGCGCACAGCATGACGCGGCACAAATCTACAGCATTGTGACCAAGGGCCGCGGGCAGATGCCTTCCTTCAAAGACAAACTAGCCCCCGAGGAGATTGCGAACGTCGCATTATGGCTGGCCGAGAAGAAATAA
- a CDS encoding GNAT family N-acetyltransferase, producing the protein MISSPVTFYVVPMESRHAAEICEWNYRPPYNIYGWMPWEQMQALGIEFGDPQLRSEQYVSVVNGQGILCGFAQLFPMEGVVRLGIGMRPDLCGHGMGHLFMKAIVQAALVRYPEREIDLEVLTWNQRAIRAYQKCGFTITDTYERRTPTGDKPFYCLVYEK; encoded by the coding sequence ATGATAAGTTCCCCGGTAACTTTTTATGTTGTTCCTATGGAGTCCCGGCATGCCGCTGAGATCTGTGAGTGGAACTATAGGCCCCCGTATAATATTTACGGCTGGATGCCCTGGGAGCAGATGCAGGCACTCGGTATTGAGTTCGGTGACCCGCAGCTGCGCAGCGAGCAATATGTTTCTGTTGTGAACGGACAGGGAATCCTGTGCGGCTTCGCCCAGCTGTTCCCTATGGAGGGTGTAGTCCGGCTCGGAATCGGCATGCGGCCCGATCTGTGCGGTCATGGCATGGGGCATCTCTTCATGAAGGCTATCGTGCAGGCGGCCCTTGTCCGCTATCCCGAACGGGAGATCGATTTGGAGGTTCTCACCTGGAATCAGCGCGCCATCCGTGCTTACCAGAAATGCGGTTTTACCATAACAGATACCTACGAACGCAGAACTCCAACAGGCGATAAGCCTTTTTATTGTTTGGTCTATGAGAAATAG
- a CDS encoding C40 family peptidase, protein MKKKLAAAVLSFSIIFTIGAGSAFADSKMDKVIDKAIGTKYVSGGVSTNGFDCSGFTMYVFDKIGINLPHQSGSQYQMGTAVSRDEMRPGDLVFFNTSGKGISHVGIYVGDGEFAHASSSRGVTISSLSDSYYVNRYVGAKRIMSTDAYKTVATDSEDNDDVQ, encoded by the coding sequence TTGAAGAAGAAGCTAGCAGCCGCAGTACTAAGCTTTTCCATCATCTTCACCATTGGAGCAGGAAGCGCTTTCGCGGATTCCAAAATGGATAAAGTTATCGACAAAGCCATCGGGACTAAATACGTATCCGGCGGTGTATCCACGAACGGTTTTGATTGCTCCGGATTTACAATGTATGTTTTTGATAAGATCGGCATTAACCTGCCCCACCAATCCGGCTCCCAATACCAGATGGGTACGGCCGTATCCCGCGACGAAATGAGACCGGGCGATCTTGTATTCTTCAATACAAGCGGCAAAGGCATTTCCCACGTCGGTATTTATGTCGGTGACGGTGAGTTCGCACATGCTTCTTCCTCGCGTGGTGTAACCATCAGTTCGCTGAGTGACAGCTACTACGTCAACCGCTACGTTGGCGCCAAACGGATTATGAGTACAGATGCTTACAAGACTGTAGCTACAGATTCCGAAGACAATGATGATGTGCAATAA
- a CDS encoding C40 family peptidase — protein MVFTLGAGSAFADSKMDTVISKTIGTAYKTGGTSTSGFDCSGFTKYVFKNLGLTLPRTSKAQYSVGTAVSKSNLRSGDLVFFNTLGNGVSHVGIYVGNGKFAQSSSSRGVTISSLSQAYWANRYVGAKRVMSTTAYQAVAYD, from the coding sequence ATGGTATTCACACTTGGAGCGGGCAGCGCTTTCGCAGACTCCAAAATGGATACTGTGATCTCAAAAACCATTGGAACGGCATATAAAACCGGGGGCACCAGCACCAGCGGCTTTGATTGTTCCGGATTCACCAAATACGTATTCAAGAACCTCGGGCTTACACTGCCGCGTACCTCTAAGGCACAATACAGTGTAGGGACAGCCGTATCCAAGAGTAATCTGCGTTCGGGCGATTTGGTATTCTTCAATACCCTGGGCAACGGAGTTTCCCATGTCGGTATTTATGTCGGCAATGGAAAATTCGCACAATCCTCCAGTTCGCGTGGTGTAACCATCAGTTCGCTGAGTCAGGCATACTGGGCCAACCGCTACGTTGGCGCTAAAAGAGTGATGAGCACAACAGCTTACCAGGCTGTCGCTTACGATTGA